One region of Streptosporangiales bacterium genomic DNA includes:
- a CDS encoding DUF4287 domain-containing protein: MSLNHSPETHRNLLDRIPAATGRDLREWFSEIEEGPSFLRLDEQANWLRDEHGLHHGYASALAHEHHRRRTARSI; encoded by the coding sequence ATGTCCCTGAACCATTCGCCGGAGACGCACCGCAATCTGCTCGACCGGATCCCAGCGGCAACGGGCAGAGATCTCCGAGAATGGTTCAGCGAGATAGAGGAAGGTCCCTCGTTCCTCCGCCTCGACGAACAGGCCAACTGGTTGCGTGACGAGCACGGTCTGCACCACGGTTACGCGTCAGCACTGGCGCACGAACATCACCGTCGGCGCACCGCTCGTAGCATCTGA
- a CDS encoding DUF21 domain-containing protein, whose translation MTGSLGWLVFVALLAANALFVAAEFSLTSLDRARLTKVAEGGGRRAQATLASVRELALQLSGAQFGITIASLLVGFVAEPLVNDLISPGVDLLPLPVGFTDGLAVVIALLLATFLQMLLGELVPQNLAIARPMGTALAIAPVQRMFTTVCRPAIAVFNGTANSIVRLVGAEPQQELRSARTPVELRSLIDTSARQGSLPPDVAALLRRSLMFGDLTAGDVMTPRVQMEAMRADDSVADLLDRARTTGHSRFPVHASNVDEIIGTVHVKHAFGVRPERRPETPIRLLMRPPVRVPDSLRCDELLLTLRRRGLQLAIVVDEYSGTAGMVTLEDLLEELVGDVRDEYDEREQPEAVAQPDGTWSVSGLLRSDELAERLGTRPPRGTYDTVAGLVLAAVGRLPTVGDSVEVDGWGLTVTGMDGRRIDRLQVRPPAPGHDSDEGRSR comes from the coding sequence ATGACCGGTTCACTCGGCTGGCTCGTCTTCGTCGCCCTCCTCGCCGCCAACGCGCTGTTCGTCGCCGCGGAGTTCTCCCTCACCTCGCTCGACCGCGCCAGGCTGACGAAGGTGGCCGAGGGCGGCGGCCGCCGCGCCCAGGCCACGCTCGCCTCGGTGCGCGAGCTCGCCCTCCAGCTCTCCGGAGCGCAGTTCGGCATCACGATCGCCTCCCTGCTCGTCGGCTTCGTCGCGGAGCCGCTGGTCAACGACCTGATCAGCCCCGGCGTCGACCTCCTCCCGCTCCCGGTCGGCTTCACCGACGGGCTCGCGGTGGTCATCGCCCTGCTGCTGGCGACGTTCCTGCAGATGCTGCTCGGCGAGCTCGTCCCGCAGAACCTCGCCATCGCCCGGCCGATGGGCACCGCGCTCGCCATCGCGCCGGTGCAGCGGATGTTCACGACGGTCTGCCGGCCGGCGATCGCCGTGTTCAACGGCACGGCGAACTCGATCGTCCGCCTCGTCGGGGCCGAGCCGCAGCAGGAGCTGCGGTCCGCCCGCACCCCGGTCGAGCTCAGGTCCCTCATCGACACCTCCGCCCGGCAGGGCTCGCTGCCGCCCGACGTGGCGGCGCTGCTGCGCAGGTCGCTGATGTTCGGCGACCTCACGGCCGGCGACGTGATGACCCCCCGCGTCCAGATGGAGGCCATGCGCGCCGACGACTCCGTCGCCGACCTGCTCGACCGGGCCAGGACCACGGGGCACTCCCGCTTCCCCGTGCACGCGAGCAACGTCGACGAGATCATCGGCACCGTCCACGTGAAGCACGCGTTCGGGGTCAGGCCGGAGCGTCGGCCGGAGACCCCGATCCGGCTGCTGATGCGTCCACCGGTACGCGTCCCCGACTCGCTGCGCTGCGACGAGCTGCTGCTGACACTGCGCCGGCGCGGGCTGCAGCTCGCCATCGTCGTCGACGAGTACAGCGGCACCGCGGGCATGGTCACCCTCGAGGACCTCCTCGAGGAGCTCGTCGGCGACGTCCGCGACGAGTACGACGAGCGCGAGCAGCCCGAGGCCGTCGCGCAACCGGACGGCACCTGGTCGGTCAGCGGCCTGCTGCGCAGCGACGAGCTGGCGGAACGGCTCGGCACGCGCCCGCCCAGGGGCACGTACGACACCGTGGCCGGGCTCGTCCTCGCGGCCGTGGGGCGGCTGCCGACCGTGGGCGACAGCGTCGAGGTCGACGGCTGGGGCCTCACCGTCACCGGCATGGACGGGCGACGCATCGACCGCCTCCAGGTGCGTCCGCCGGCGCCGGGCCACGACTCGGACGAGGGGCGGTCGAGATGA
- a CDS encoding DUF21 domain-containing protein — MILALAVVLLAGNAFFVGGQFALISVRRDQLEPVADSGSRAARMALSQIRNLSTMLAASQLGIALCSLGLGAAAEPAIAHQLEDVFHYVGLPEGAIHPVALVIALGLVSYAHMVLGEMVPKNLSLTSPVKAALALGPPMAVWVRLTGPVVRFVNATANLILRLFRVEPKNEISTAYTTAELRHVITESVSEGFIHPGGERLLDRALALERRTTLEVTVPLNRLVTVPQAATRREIERVAADTGYSRFPIRKDTQAVELVGFVHIKDVLDVAEMDVPLPDTAIRPLVSVDASMPLLHASTALQADGAHLGMVTSAGRVVGVVALEDILEELVGEVHDASHRTPR, encoded by the coding sequence ATGATCCTCGCCCTCGCCGTCGTCCTCCTCGCCGGCAACGCGTTCTTCGTCGGCGGCCAGTTCGCCCTGATCTCGGTACGCCGCGACCAGCTCGAACCCGTCGCCGACTCCGGCAGCCGGGCGGCCAGGATGGCGCTCTCGCAGATCCGCAACCTCTCGACGATGCTCGCGGCCTCGCAGCTCGGCATCGCGCTGTGCTCGCTCGGACTGGGCGCCGCGGCCGAACCGGCGATCGCTCACCAGCTCGAGGACGTCTTCCACTACGTGGGACTCCCCGAGGGCGCCATCCACCCGGTCGCGCTCGTCATAGCGCTCGGCCTCGTTTCGTACGCGCACATGGTGCTCGGCGAGATGGTGCCGAAGAACCTGTCGCTGACGAGCCCGGTGAAGGCCGCTCTCGCGCTGGGCCCGCCGATGGCAGTGTGGGTGCGCCTCACCGGCCCGGTCGTGCGGTTCGTCAACGCGACGGCCAACCTGATCCTCCGGTTGTTCCGGGTGGAGCCGAAGAACGAGATCTCGACCGCGTACACCACGGCGGAGCTCAGGCACGTCATCACCGAGTCGGTCTCCGAGGGGTTCATCCATCCCGGCGGCGAACGCCTGCTCGACCGCGCGCTCGCCCTCGAACGGCGCACCACGCTCGAGGTCACGGTGCCTCTCAACCGACTGGTGACCGTGCCGCAGGCGGCGACGAGACGCGAGATCGAGCGCGTGGCCGCCGACACCGGCTACTCCCGGTTCCCGATCAGGAAGGACACCCAGGCGGTCGAGCTGGTCGGGTTCGTCCACATCAAGGACGTGCTCGACGTGGCGGAGATGGACGTCCCGCTCCCCGACACGGCGATCAGGCCGCTGGTGTCCGTCGACGCGTCCATGCCGCTGCTGCACGCGTCGACCGCCCTCCAGGCCGACGGCGCCCATCTCGGCATGGTCACCTCGGCCGGTCGCGTCGTCGGCGTCGTCGCGCTCGAGGACATCCTCGAGGAGCTCGTCGGCGAGGTGCACGACGCGAGCCACCGCACGCCGCGGTAA
- a CDS encoding ABC transporter permease, protein MVFATRGHNARARTPKERRRARVYTAIAWRSFRRHATYRAATAAGVFTNTVFGVILAYTFVALWEARPGVGGYNTLDALTYVWLGQAMLAVTEVFGGPFQRELADRVRTGDIAIDLYRPVDMQAWFLASDLGRAAFSLAARGLIPTAFGALVFGFRWPEHPLTWLAFAVSIVLGTVVSYAIRFLVALSGFWLLESQGVEMLAGALGIFLSGMLLPLTVFPGLLGDVARLLPWAALLQVPADIFLERHQGLDLLGALGFQTLWAVALLGIGRLVLLLATRKVVVQGG, encoded by the coding sequence CTGGTCTTCGCGACCAGGGGGCACAACGCGCGTGCCCGGACACCGAAGGAAAGGAGGCGGGCGAGGGTGTACACCGCCATCGCCTGGCGCAGTTTCCGTCGGCACGCGACCTACCGCGCCGCCACCGCGGCCGGGGTCTTCACCAACACCGTGTTCGGCGTCATCCTCGCCTACACGTTCGTCGCGCTCTGGGAGGCGCGGCCCGGCGTCGGCGGGTACAACACCCTCGACGCCCTCACGTACGTCTGGCTGGGGCAGGCCATGCTCGCCGTCACCGAGGTCTTCGGCGGCCCGTTCCAGCGTGAGCTCGCCGACCGGGTACGGACGGGCGACATCGCGATCGACCTGTACCGCCCGGTCGACATGCAGGCCTGGTTCCTGGCGAGCGACCTCGGCCGCGCGGCGTTCAGCCTCGCCGCCCGCGGCCTCATCCCGACGGCCTTCGGCGCCCTCGTCTTCGGGTTCCGGTGGCCGGAGCATCCGCTCACCTGGCTCGCGTTCGCCGTGTCGATCGTCCTCGGAACCGTCGTGAGCTACGCGATCAGGTTCCTCGTCGCACTCAGCGGCTTCTGGCTGCTGGAGTCGCAGGGCGTGGAGATGCTCGCAGGGGCGCTCGGCATCTTCCTCTCCGGCATGCTGCTACCTCTCACCGTCTTCCCGGGCCTGCTGGGCGACGTGGCACGGCTGCTGCCGTGGGCGGCGCTGCTCCAGGTGCCGGCCGACATCTTCCTGGAACGACACCAGGGCCTCGACCTGCTCGGCGCGCTCGGCTTCCAGACCCTGTGGGCGGTCGCCCTGCTCGGGATCGGCCGGCTAGTCCTGCTGCTCGCGACGCGGAAGGTGGTGGTCCAGGGTGGTTGA
- a CDS encoding transporter has product MWIRSTMAYRATFVMLAVGQFFVTGLDFVAIWIMFGHTPQLGGFALPEVALLYGASGIAIAFADLFVGGIEQVGRRIRDGSLDSMLVRPVSPFVQAAADRFALRRLGRVTQTTAVFVWAMATVDVDWTAGKVAMVPLMLVCGTAIFCGIFTLGAAFQFVAKDAAEVSNAFTYGGNTMTQYPPTIFGKDLVRAATFTIPLAFVNWMPVLYILDRPEPTGLPDVVRFASPVAAAALLAVAALAWKTAIRGYRSTGS; this is encoded by the coding sequence ATGTGGATCAGGTCGACGATGGCCTACCGGGCGACCTTCGTCATGCTGGCGGTCGGCCAGTTCTTCGTCACCGGTCTCGACTTCGTCGCCATCTGGATCATGTTCGGCCACACGCCGCAGCTCGGCGGATTCGCCCTTCCCGAGGTGGCACTGCTGTACGGCGCGTCGGGCATCGCGATCGCGTTCGCCGACCTGTTCGTCGGCGGCATCGAGCAGGTCGGCAGGCGGATCAGGGACGGGTCGCTCGACTCCATGCTGGTGCGCCCGGTGTCGCCGTTCGTCCAGGCGGCCGCCGACCGGTTCGCGCTGCGCCGCCTCGGCCGGGTCACCCAGACCACCGCCGTGTTCGTCTGGGCAATGGCGACCGTCGACGTCGACTGGACCGCGGGAAAGGTCGCGATGGTGCCGCTCATGCTGGTCTGCGGCACCGCCATCTTCTGCGGCATCTTCACCCTCGGCGCGGCGTTCCAGTTCGTGGCGAAGGACGCCGCCGAGGTGTCGAACGCGTTCACGTACGGCGGCAACACGATGACGCAGTACCCGCCCACCATCTTCGGGAAGGACCTCGTCCGCGCGGCGACCTTCACGATCCCGCTGGCGTTCGTCAACTGGATGCCGGTGCTCTACATCCTCGACCGCCCGGAGCCGACCGGCCTGCCGGACGTCGTCAGGTTCGCCTCACCCGTCGCCGCCGCCGCACTCCTCGCGGTCGCGGCGCTCGCCTGGAAGACCGCCATCCGCGGTTACCGCAGCACAGGGAGCTGA
- a CDS encoding ATP-binding cassette domain-containing protein produces MSGPLIALDSVERHFVVRRRTGRLRRRRDTVRAVDGISFGVDRGEIVGYIGPNGAGKSTTIKMLTGILVPSGGTVRVAGVDPSRERVRLARRIGVVFGQRTTLWWDLPLRDSFSLLRRMYKVPDDRFHANLAKYVDALELGPLLDVPVRQLSLGQRMRGDITAALLHDPEVVYLDEPTIGLDIVSKAKVREFLRELNRERGTTILLTTHDLTDIEQLCSRVMVIDHGRLVYDGSLSGLQGLGETERTLVVDLAEPAAPIEVAGARVVRTDGPRQWLTFPARESAAPVVADIVARYPLVDLSVEEPDIEDVIAQLYAGAAHF; encoded by the coding sequence ATGTCAGGACCGCTCATCGCCCTCGACTCGGTCGAACGCCACTTCGTCGTCCGACGCCGGACAGGACGGCTGAGACGCAGGCGCGATACCGTCCGCGCCGTCGACGGGATCTCGTTCGGCGTCGACCGCGGCGAGATCGTCGGCTACATCGGGCCGAACGGCGCCGGCAAGTCGACCACCATCAAGATGCTCACCGGCATCCTCGTGCCCAGCGGCGGCACGGTCCGCGTCGCGGGCGTGGACCCGTCCAGGGAACGTGTGCGACTCGCCCGCCGCATCGGCGTGGTCTTCGGGCAGCGCACGACGCTGTGGTGGGACCTCCCGCTGCGCGACAGCTTCAGCCTGCTGCGCCGCATGTACAAGGTGCCCGACGACAGGTTCCACGCCAACCTGGCGAAGTACGTCGACGCGCTCGAGCTCGGCCCGCTGCTCGACGTGCCCGTCCGCCAGCTCTCGCTCGGCCAGCGCATGCGCGGCGACATCACGGCCGCACTGTTGCACGACCCCGAGGTCGTCTACCTCGACGAGCCCACCATCGGGCTCGACATCGTGAGCAAGGCCAAGGTGCGTGAGTTCCTGCGCGAGCTCAACAGGGAGCGCGGCACGACCATCCTGCTGACGACGCACGACCTCACCGACATCGAGCAGCTCTGCTCGCGCGTGATGGTCATCGACCACGGGCGCCTGGTGTACGACGGCAGCCTGTCCGGCCTGCAGGGCCTCGGCGAGACCGAGCGCACCCTCGTCGTCGACCTCGCCGAGCCGGCCGCGCCGATCGAGGTCGCCGGCGCGCGAGTCGTCCGCACGGACGGGCCGCGGCAGTGGCTGACCTTCCCCGCCAGGGAGAGCGCGGCGCCGGTGGTCGCCGACATCGTCGCGCGGTACCCGCTGGTCGACCTCTCCGTGGAGGAGCCGGACATCGAGGACGTCATCGCCCAGCTGTACGCCGGCGCCGCCCACTTCTGA
- a CDS encoding methyltransferase domain-containing protein, with protein sequence MTAQVDAIEADRALKAKHRAMWAGGDYASVAAEVIPDLGAVLVEACGIGSGDRVLDVAAGTGNVAIPAALAGASVVASDLAPELLETGRRLAAERGAELEWREADAEALPFADGEFDAVLSCVGVMFAPHHQETADEILRVCRPGGSVGLISWTPEGFIGQMFATMKPFVPPPPPGAQPPPLWGSEDHVRVLFGDRVTDVTARRQTVRVDRFASPEEYREYFKERYGPTIVAYRTIADDADKVAALDRGLAELAERFGLVDGTTMMEWEYLLLTARRA encoded by the coding sequence ATGACTGCACAGGTGGACGCGATCGAGGCCGATCGCGCGCTCAAGGCCAAACACCGGGCGATGTGGGCGGGAGGCGACTACGCGTCGGTGGCCGCCGAGGTGATCCCGGATCTGGGGGCGGTCCTCGTCGAGGCGTGCGGGATCGGTTCGGGAGACCGCGTGCTCGACGTCGCGGCGGGCACGGGCAACGTCGCGATCCCCGCGGCGCTCGCCGGGGCGAGTGTGGTGGCGAGCGACCTCGCACCGGAACTGCTGGAGACCGGGCGCCGGCTCGCCGCCGAGCGCGGCGCGGAGCTGGAGTGGCGCGAGGCGGACGCTGAGGCACTGCCGTTCGCGGACGGCGAGTTCGACGCGGTGCTGTCCTGCGTGGGGGTCATGTTCGCTCCGCACCACCAGGAGACCGCGGACGAGATCCTCCGCGTGTGCCGGCCGGGAGGCTCCGTCGGGCTGATCAGCTGGACCCCGGAGGGTTTCATCGGGCAGATGTTCGCGACGATGAAGCCCTTCGTCCCACCACCGCCCCCCGGTGCGCAGCCGCCGCCGTTGTGGGGGAGCGAGGACCACGTCCGTGTGCTGTTCGGCGACCGGGTCACCGACGTCACGGCACGCCGGCAGACGGTGCGGGTCGACCGGTTCGCGTCCCCCGAGGAGTACCGCGAGTACTTCAAGGAGCGCTACGGACCGACGATCGTCGCCTACCGCACCATCGCCGACGACGCGGACAAGGTCGCCGCCCTCGACCGCGGACTCGCCGAGCTCGCCGAGCGGTTCGGCCTCGTCGACGGTACGACGATGATGGAGTGGGAGTACCTCCTCCTGACGGCCCGCCGCGCGTAG
- a CDS encoding transcriptional regulator translates to MGTPYHQFCPVAKAMELLDERWTLLVVRELVTESQHFNELRRGLPRINPTLLSKRLQQLMRAGIVERLDDGKGARYVLTPAGKELEPVVRALGIWGTRWIGELGDDDLDPQLLLWDMHRNVDHRATPDGRTVVRFRFPDVRAAARDWWLVITPGEVDVCDFDPGHAVTVTVTASLRRLVQVWRGDLPWSDALRSGAVEVHGPEALRRAVPGWFTLSPFAVVPRPA, encoded by the coding sequence ATGGGGACGCCGTATCACCAGTTCTGTCCGGTCGCCAAGGCGATGGAGCTGCTCGACGAGCGCTGGACGCTCCTCGTCGTGCGAGAGCTGGTGACGGAGAGCCAGCACTTCAACGAGTTGCGGCGCGGTCTGCCACGGATCAACCCCACGCTGCTGTCGAAGCGGCTGCAGCAGCTGATGCGCGCCGGCATCGTCGAGAGGCTGGACGACGGCAAGGGCGCACGGTACGTCCTGACACCGGCGGGCAAGGAGCTGGAACCGGTGGTCCGGGCGCTCGGCATCTGGGGCACCCGCTGGATCGGCGAGCTCGGCGACGATGACCTCGATCCGCAGCTCCTGCTGTGGGACATGCACCGCAACGTCGACCACCGGGCGACACCGGACGGGCGGACCGTGGTGCGGTTCCGGTTCCCCGACGTACGCGCGGCCGCGCGCGACTGGTGGCTCGTGATCACCCCCGGCGAGGTGGACGTCTGCGACTTCGATCCCGGCCACGCGGTGACCGTCACCGTGACGGCGAGCCTGCGGCGCCTGGTGCAGGTCTGGCGCGGCGACCTCCCCTGGTCCGACGCCCTGCGATCCGGTGCCGTCGAGGTGCACGGCCCCGAGGCGCTGCGCCGCGCCGTTCCCGGCTGGTTCACCCTGAGCCCCTTCGCCGTCGTACCGAGGCCCGCGTAG
- a CDS encoding MFS transporter — protein sequence MAVTSEAREAVGRRPPAKLVVATVVGNTIEFFDFIVYGTMTAVAFTQVFFPTSTPAVGTLLTFGTFAVGFVSRPLGGLVFGHFGDRLGRKPMLALTLGIMGTATFLMGLLPSYASIGIWAPLLLTVLRFVQGFGIGGEWGGAVSLVVESAPARRRGFYGSLIQIGSGAGIVLASLTVTILLAALSTEQLIAWGWRIPFLFSIVLVVAGLVVRMSLAESPAFQRVRRTGNTSRIPLLATLRRHPRNVAVATGLHLADAAFGFMLGVFAISYTSTQLGLPRSVAVAANLVNGLMYLVTTPLGGILSDRIGRRRAYAICATLIIPTCFAFFLLIDTRMIPLVFLANALAGAVSGGIYGIQTAFFSELFATENRYSGISLGFQLATVLGGALMPTVATLLLRASGGATWSISAYIAGLTVITLVATAAARITGWTDADAASLPVPVERRA from the coding sequence ATGGCGGTGACGAGCGAGGCCCGCGAGGCCGTCGGACGACGACCTCCTGCGAAGCTCGTGGTCGCGACCGTGGTCGGGAACACCATCGAGTTCTTCGACTTCATCGTCTACGGCACGATGACCGCCGTCGCCTTCACCCAGGTCTTCTTCCCCACCAGCACGCCCGCGGTCGGCACGCTGCTCACGTTCGGCACCTTCGCGGTCGGCTTCGTCTCGCGACCTCTCGGCGGTCTCGTCTTCGGTCACTTCGGCGACAGGCTCGGGCGCAAGCCGATGCTCGCGCTGACCCTCGGCATCATGGGCACGGCGACGTTCCTCATGGGGCTGCTGCCGAGCTATGCGTCGATCGGCATCTGGGCGCCGCTGTTGCTGACGGTCCTGCGGTTCGTCCAGGGCTTCGGCATCGGCGGCGAGTGGGGCGGCGCCGTCTCCCTCGTCGTCGAGAGCGCACCCGCGCGCCGCCGCGGGTTCTACGGCAGCCTCATCCAGATCGGCAGCGGCGCCGGGATCGTCCTCGCCAGTCTCACCGTGACGATCCTGCTCGCCGCGCTCAGCACGGAGCAGCTGATCGCCTGGGGCTGGCGGATCCCGTTCCTGTTCAGCATCGTCCTCGTCGTCGCCGGCCTGGTCGTGCGGATGAGCCTGGCCGAGTCGCCCGCGTTCCAGCGCGTGCGCCGGACGGGCAACACGAGCCGCATCCCGCTGCTGGCGACGCTGCGGCGTCACCCGCGCAACGTCGCCGTCGCCACCGGCCTCCACCTCGCCGACGCGGCGTTCGGGTTCATGCTGGGCGTCTTCGCGATCTCGTACACCTCCACGCAGCTCGGCCTCCCGCGGTCGGTCGCTGTCGCCGCGAATCTCGTCAACGGCCTCATGTATCTGGTCACGACACCGCTCGGCGGCATCCTCTCCGACCGCATCGGTCGCAGGCGCGCGTACGCGATCTGCGCCACGCTGATCATCCCCACCTGCTTCGCGTTCTTCCTCCTCATCGACACGCGGATGATCCCGCTCGTGTTCCTCGCCAACGCCCTCGCCGGCGCGGTGTCCGGCGGCATCTACGGCATCCAGACGGCGTTCTTCTCCGAGCTGTTCGCCACGGAGAACCGCTACAGCGGCATCTCGCTCGGCTTCCAGCTGGCCACGGTGCTCGGCGGCGCGCTGATGCCGACCGTCGCGACCCTGCTGCTGCGAGCGAGCGGCGGTGCCACCTGGTCGATCTCCGCGTACATCGCCGGCCTCACGGTGATCACCCTCGTCGCGACGGCCGCGGCTCGCATCACCGGGTGGACCGACGCTGACGCGGCAAGCCTTCCCGTCCCCGTCGAACGGAGAGCATGA
- a CDS encoding sulfatase-like hydrolase/transferase yields MTAPHPHRRPSVVLVMVDQLGARWLEHALDGVVPLPNLRRLRDEGVTFARAFTPNPVCSPARATVATGLTGTGHGVTECGYGLDPAVPTFMQALQRHGWVTGAFGKLHLLPQVVGGTPDYRPYGFDVTHVTEDQRTGAWLDWVEATHPEHYRAAQATVWMTMTEGLDDHGPDHRDLRAEIEQARRDIVWATDGCPEADDEAYPLPFPAEVSQSAWITDRAVEFVAGVPDDTPFFAHVSYVQPHNPFAPPAAYVPLVDTARLPEPLPAEWHATRAPAYFRRDRYPEPSWASCDWRHDRRMYFADLAHLDAELGRLLDCLDRTGRTGDTYVVFTSDHGELLHDHGLLGKWERHYDACVRVPLLVRGPGLAAATTRWELVDLGDIAPTVYDLAGLDQPVLPRPDLGRARVPKRIPMLHGRSLLPLCRGGSGAGWRSAVHIRSDNNHWEASPHSWCRTIRTARYRYSLFLGGGGEQLFDLVDDPGEQRNLASDPAHKSMRGTLRDTLTEAIVLDGYPNSPRLLHGIGVW; encoded by the coding sequence ATGACCGCGCCACACCCGCACCGGCGGCCGAGCGTCGTCCTCGTCATGGTCGACCAGCTCGGCGCCCGCTGGCTGGAGCACGCTCTCGACGGGGTGGTGCCGCTGCCGAACCTCCGCCGGTTGCGGGACGAGGGCGTGACGTTCGCCCGCGCGTTCACGCCCAACCCCGTCTGCTCTCCGGCCCGCGCAACCGTGGCCACCGGTCTCACCGGCACGGGGCACGGCGTCACCGAGTGCGGGTACGGGCTCGACCCCGCGGTCCCGACGTTCATGCAGGCGCTGCAACGCCACGGCTGGGTGACCGGCGCGTTCGGCAAGCTGCACCTGCTGCCGCAGGTCGTCGGCGGCACACCCGACTACCGGCCGTACGGATTCGACGTCACCCACGTCACCGAGGACCAGCGGACCGGGGCGTGGCTCGACTGGGTCGAGGCGACCCACCCCGAGCACTACCGGGCCGCCCAGGCGACCGTGTGGATGACCATGACCGAGGGGCTCGACGACCACGGCCCCGACCATCGTGACCTGCGGGCCGAGATCGAGCAGGCCAGACGCGACATCGTCTGGGCGACCGACGGCTGCCCAGAGGCGGACGACGAGGCGTACCCGCTGCCCTTCCCCGCCGAGGTGTCGCAGTCGGCGTGGATCACCGACCGCGCCGTCGAGTTCGTCGCCGGCGTGCCGGACGACACGCCGTTCTTCGCGCACGTCAGCTACGTCCAGCCGCACAACCCGTTCGCGCCGCCGGCGGCGTACGTCCCGCTCGTCGACACCGCACGACTGCCCGAGCCGCTGCCGGCCGAGTGGCACGCGACGCGGGCACCGGCGTACTTCCGGCGCGACCGCTACCCGGAGCCCAGCTGGGCGTCCTGCGACTGGCGGCACGACCGTCGCATGTACTTCGCCGACCTCGCCCACCTCGACGCCGAGCTCGGCCGGCTGCTCGACTGTCTCGACCGGACCGGGCGCACCGGCGACACCTACGTCGTCTTCACGTCCGATCACGGCGAGCTGCTCCACGACCATGGCTTGCTCGGCAAGTGGGAGCGCCACTACGACGCGTGCGTGCGCGTTCCCCTGCTCGTCCGCGGCCCCGGCCTCGCGGCGGCGACGACGCGGTGGGAGCTGGTCGACCTCGGCGACATCGCACCGACCGTCTACGACCTGGCCGGTCTCGACCAGCCCGTCCTGCCCCGTCCCGACCTCGGTCGCGCCCGGGTGCCGAAACGCATCCCGATGCTGCACGGCAGGTCACTGCTACCACTGTGCCGTGGCGGCAGCGGCGCCGGCTGGCGCTCGGCCGTCCACATCCGCAGCGACAACAACCACTGGGAGGCGTCGCCGCACAGCTGGTGCCGCACGATCCGGACGGCGCGGTACCGGTACAGCCTGTTCCTCGGCGGTGGCGGCGAGCAGCTGTTCGACCTGGTAGACGATCCGGGCGAGCAGCGTAATCTGGCCTCCGACCCCGCGCACAAGTCAATGCGCGGAACTCTGCGTGACACGCTGACGGAGGCCATCGTGCTGGACGGGTACCCGAACAGTCCGCGCCTGCTCCACGGCATCGGCGTCTGGTAG
- a CDS encoding UTRA domain-containing protein — MPVRKPASRITASVTELRRLIASDFSPGDRLPAEVELATTLGVSRVTVREALRQLWVEGAVIRRWGVGTFVGATDTAGKSFTDSAVNLNDIGSLPAQIRDSGHEPSLAHVEVGKVRAPGAVAAALGLRARQTVWRIERCLAIDGVPTVVLHDHAPTALNGRPFDPSPLSSIEVDVPTLFRAAGMRLVRMDATYDVCAADDAIAALLDVPVGRPLLHARQDSYADTGTLVLTTEGFYRTDNFALRVVRTIPE; from the coding sequence ATGCCCGTACGCAAACCCGCGAGCAGGATCACGGCCAGCGTCACCGAGCTCCGCCGGCTCATCGCCTCCGACTTCTCCCCCGGCGACCGACTGCCCGCCGAGGTCGAGCTCGCCACCACGCTCGGCGTGAGCCGGGTGACCGTCAGGGAGGCCCTGCGCCAGCTCTGGGTCGAGGGCGCCGTCATCCGTCGCTGGGGCGTCGGGACGTTCGTCGGTGCCACCGACACCGCCGGCAAGTCGTTCACCGACAGCGCCGTCAACCTCAACGACATCGGTTCGCTCCCCGCCCAGATCAGGGACTCCGGTCACGAGCCGTCCCTCGCCCATGTCGAGGTGGGCAAGGTACGCGCACCCGGTGCGGTCGCGGCGGCGCTCGGACTCCGGGCACGGCAGACCGTCTGGCGGATCGAACGCTGCCTCGCGATCGACGGCGTCCCGACCGTGGTGCTGCACGACCATGCACCGACCGCACTGAACGGCCGGCCGTTCGACCCGTCGCCGCTGTCGTCGATCGAGGTCGACGTGCCGACCCTCTTCCGTGCGGCGGGCATGCGACTCGTCAGGATGGACGCGACGTACGACGTGTGCGCCGCGGACGACGCGATCGCCGCGTTGCTCGACGTCCCCGTCGGCCGGCCGCTGCTGCACGCACGGCAGGACAGCTACGCCGACACCGGCACGCTGGTCCTGACGACCGAGGGCTTCTACCGCACCGACAACTTCGCCCTGCGTGTGGTCAGGACCATCCCCGAATGA